One segment of Pristis pectinata isolate sPriPec2 chromosome 3, sPriPec2.1.pri, whole genome shotgun sequence DNA contains the following:
- the LOC127567966 gene encoding 5-hydroxytryptamine receptor 1D-like, producing the protein MMNNSTECLGPNSVDLQTNSKNANCSTKLDAHGGGGITALGISVSILLCFITLATVVSNGFVIATIYQTRKLHTPANILIGSLAVTDLMVSLLVMPISIVYTVSGTWSFGQVVCDIWLSSDITCCTASILHLCVIALDRYWAITDAVEYSARRTPERAAGMIVTVWVISVCISIPPLFWRQAKAVGLTDCMVNTDQIFYTIYSTFGAFYIPTLLLIALYGRIYVEARSRILKQTPKNAAKRLTTAQLVTDSPGSSSLSVNSRANEASSEAGGSPVYLNHVKIKVSDALLERKRILAARERKATKTLGIILGAFIVCWLPFFIITLVMPICKEACWFHHAIFDIFNWLGYLNSLINPIIYTMSNDDFKQAFQKLIRFR; encoded by the coding sequence ATGATGAACAATTCCACCGAATGTCTTGGACCAAACAGCgttgacctacaaaccaattcgAAGAATGCAAACTGCAGCACAAAGCTGGACGCTCATGGTGGCGGTGGCATTACAGCCTTGGGCATTTCTGTCTCGATTCTCCTCTGTTTCATTACCCTGGCCACTGTAGTGTCCAATGGATTTGTAATCGCCACCATCTACCAGACCAGGAAGCTTCACACTCCCGCCAACATCCTGATCGGCTCTCTGGCCGTCACTGATCTCATGGTCTCCCTACTGGTGATGCCCATAAGTATTGTCTATACAGTCAGCGGCACCTGGAGTTTCGGGCAAGTTGTCTGCGATATCTGGCTGTCCTCAGACATCACCTGTTGCACCGCCTCAATCCTGCATTTGTGTGTGATCGCTTTGGACAGGTACTGGGCTATCACCGATGCGGTGGAGTACTCGGCTCGGAGGACACCTGAAAGAGCGGCTGGGATGATAGTCACGGTGTGGGTGATCTCTGTCTGTATTTCCATACCGCCTTTATTCTGGAGACAAGCCAAGGCGGTGGGGCTAACGGACTGCATGGTCAACACCGACCAAATCTTCTACACCATCTATTCAACCTTCGGAGCCTTTTACATCCCCACTCTGCTGCTGATCGCACTCTATGGGAGAATCTACGTGGAGGCAAGGTCCAGAATCCTGAAGCAGACACCAAAGAACGCGGCCAAGAGACTGACCACGGCTCAGCTGGTAACCGACTCCCCGGGATCCTCTTCACTTTCGGTGAACTCTCGAGCTAACGAGGCTTCCAGCGAGGCCGGGGGGTCTCCTGTCTATCTGAACCACGTCAAGATCAAAGTTTCTGATGCTCTTTTGGAGAGGAAGCGGATCTTGGCGGCCAGGGAGAGGAAGGCGACGAAAACACTGGGGATAATCTTGGGGGCGTTTATCGTGTGTTGGCTGCCTTTCTTCATCATCACCCTGGTGATGCCCATCTGCAAGGAAGCTTGCTGGTTCCACCATGCCATCTTTGACATCTTCAATTGGCTGGGCTATCTAAATTCCCTCATCAACCCCATCATTTACACTATGTCTAACGACGACTTCAAGCAGGCGTTCCAGAAACTAATCCGGTTTAGATGA